In Oryzihumus leptocrescens, the following are encoded in one genomic region:
- a CDS encoding DUF2530 domain-containing protein, with translation MTTPPIPDPQPLKVRTTRVIEVGIAIWALALVVTLVVPALHTGSRHWWPWSCVAGVVLGFIGWSYVRRGRGNAADA, from the coding sequence GTGACCACCCCGCCAATCCCCGACCCGCAGCCCCTGAAGGTCAGGACCACGCGGGTCATCGAGGTCGGCATCGCCATCTGGGCGCTCGCCCTCGTGGTCACCCTCGTGGTCCCCGCCCTGCACACCGGGTCCCGGCACTGGTGGCCGTGGTCCTGTGTCGCCGGCGTCGTGCTCGGCTTCATCGGGTGGAGCTACGTGCGGCGTGGCCGCGGCAACGCCGCCGACGCCTGA
- a CDS encoding MarR family winged helix-turn-helix transcriptional regulator, with product MTTRAKTPASTSLATLANDLRLACMRISRRVRFESTDIVAPHQFSVLARLEETPRTPRELADIERVSPPSMSRTVAALVERGLVLRADDPTDGRQVILSLTPEGVRTLKDIRRRRDEWMASRIKGLSIEEREVLARASEILLRVAGE from the coding sequence ATGACAACCAGGGCGAAGACGCCGGCGTCGACCTCTCTCGCGACGTTGGCCAACGACCTCCGGCTGGCCTGCATGAGGATCAGCCGCCGGGTCCGTTTCGAGAGCACCGACATCGTGGCGCCGCACCAGTTCAGCGTGCTGGCGCGGCTGGAGGAGACCCCTCGGACCCCGCGCGAGCTCGCCGACATCGAGCGGGTCAGCCCGCCGAGCATGAGCCGCACGGTCGCGGCGCTGGTCGAGCGGGGGCTCGTCCTGCGCGCCGACGACCCGACCGATGGGCGCCAGGTGATCCTGTCGCTGACGCCGGAGGGTGTGCGCACGCTGAAGGACATCCGGCGCCGCCGGGACGAGTGGATGGCCAGCCGGATCAAGGGCCTGTCCATCGAGGAGCGGGAGGTGCTCGCCCGCGCGAGCGAGATCCTGCTGAGGGTGGCGGGAGAGTGA
- a CDS encoding MFS transporter, producing MTTAAQPRPSLASFWHDLPREGKLMLSTVAIETLGTGLVLPFGVIYAHEVRHFSLETTGVLLAIPAFVGMAIVGPAGSLIDRLGASRVILPAMVAQMLGNVLLAFATTPAIAAVALTLLGAAGGIFWPGFNAMIASVVPSGIRQRYFGINFTLVNLGIGIGGLISGSIVDVHRPGTFMAIYLGNAVTFLAPFTMLLGPLRHVTGKVEHQPDEDGAAPATTSYLTLLRDRALRPVILLTFLSAFVGYAQMEAGFTAFARVVGEVTPRTIGAAFAVNTATIVVLQLFVLQRIEGRRRTRVVLALCAIWGLSWISLGLAGLVPGTAAATALVIGCAGIFALGETLLQPTIPVITNDLSPDHLRGRYNAIMSAAFQGAAIIGPAVAGVMIGARLDLAFIAMLVGGCAVMAVLAMAVERRIPAHANGVAAEAPEPATATDPMPAAVPLVSAEG from the coding sequence GTGACGACCGCCGCCCAGCCCCGCCCCTCGCTCGCCTCGTTCTGGCACGACCTGCCGCGCGAGGGCAAGCTGATGCTGTCCACGGTGGCGATCGAGACCCTCGGCACCGGGCTGGTCCTGCCCTTCGGCGTCATCTACGCCCACGAGGTGCGGCACTTCTCCCTCGAGACCACCGGGGTGCTGCTGGCGATCCCCGCGTTCGTCGGCATGGCCATCGTCGGCCCGGCGGGCTCGCTGATCGACCGGCTGGGCGCGAGCCGGGTCATCCTGCCCGCGATGGTCGCCCAGATGCTCGGCAACGTACTGCTGGCGTTCGCCACCACCCCGGCCATCGCCGCGGTCGCGCTGACCCTGCTCGGCGCCGCGGGCGGCATCTTCTGGCCGGGCTTCAACGCGATGATCGCCAGCGTGGTGCCCAGCGGCATCCGCCAGCGCTACTTCGGCATCAACTTCACCCTGGTCAACCTCGGCATCGGCATCGGCGGGCTGATCTCCGGCTCGATCGTCGACGTGCACCGGCCGGGCACGTTCATGGCCATCTACCTCGGCAACGCCGTGACGTTCCTCGCCCCGTTCACCATGCTGCTCGGACCGCTGCGTCACGTGACCGGCAAGGTCGAGCACCAGCCCGACGAGGACGGCGCCGCGCCGGCCACCACGAGCTACCTCACACTGCTGCGGGACCGCGCGCTGCGCCCGGTCATCCTGCTGACCTTCCTGTCGGCGTTCGTCGGCTACGCCCAGATGGAGGCCGGGTTCACCGCGTTCGCCCGCGTCGTCGGTGAGGTCACCCCGCGGACCATCGGCGCGGCCTTCGCCGTCAACACCGCGACCATCGTCGTGCTGCAGCTGTTCGTGCTCCAGCGGATCGAGGGTCGCCGCCGCACCCGTGTGGTCCTGGCGCTCTGCGCGATCTGGGGCCTGTCGTGGATCTCGCTCGGCCTGGCGGGCCTGGTGCCGGGCACGGCGGCCGCCACCGCGCTGGTCATCGGCTGCGCGGGCATCTTCGCCCTCGGCGAGACCCTCCTGCAGCCGACCATCCCGGTGATCACCAACGACCTGTCCCCCGACCACCTTCGCGGCCGCTACAACGCGATCATGTCGGCCGCGTTCCAGGGCGCCGCCATCATCGGGCCGGCGGTGGCCGGCGTGATGATCGGTGCCCGGCTCGACCTGGCCTTCATCGCCATGCTCGTCGGCGGCTGCGCCGTGATGGCGGTCCTGGCGATGGCGGTCGAACGCCGGATCCCCGCCCACGCCAACGGCGTCGCGGCGGAGGCACCGGAGCCGGCCACGGCCACCGACCCCATGCCGGCGGCCGTGCCGCTGGTCTCGGCCGAGGGCTGA
- a CDS encoding cold-shock protein: protein MPTGKVKWYDAEKGFGFLSDDEGGDVFLHANALPAGVTTLKGGTRVEFGIVEGRRGAQALSVRVLEPAPSVAASVHEKKRLPADQMAVVCEDAIKLLDGASNSFRRGRYPDKAQAAKIAKVLRGVADQLDGSVG, encoded by the coding sequence GTGCCGACGGGCAAGGTCAAGTGGTACGACGCGGAGAAGGGCTTCGGCTTCCTCAGCGACGACGAGGGTGGTGACGTGTTCCTGCACGCCAACGCCCTCCCGGCCGGTGTCACCACGCTCAAGGGCGGCACGCGGGTCGAGTTCGGCATCGTCGAGGGCCGCCGTGGCGCCCAGGCGCTGTCGGTCCGCGTCCTCGAGCCGGCGCCGTCCGTGGCGGCCTCGGTTCACGAGAAGAAGCGCCTCCCGGCCGACCAGATGGCCGTCGTCTGCGAGGACGCCATCAAGCTGCTCGACGGCGCCTCCAACTCCTTCCGTCGCGGGCGTTACCCCGACAAGGCGCAGGCGGCCAAGATCGCCAAGGTGCTGCGCGGCGTGGCCGACCAGCTCGACGGCTCGGTGGGCTGA
- a CDS encoding MFS transporter: MSPTFRSLAIYNYRVYAAGALISNVGTWMGRVAQDWLVLTELTPHSSVALGIVTGLQFLPLLLLAPWSGMIADRFSKRRILALTQSSLALTSALTGVLVITGTVELWHVYVLAFLQGVATAVDNPARQTFVSEMVPREELTNAVGLNSASFNAARLIGPGVAGLLIAAAGTGPAFLINTLTFVAVLVALWRLRTGELKPAPRARGKGQIIEGVRYVRSRPDIMLIMAIVFVLGTFGMNFQLTTALMATSVFHKGAGEYGLLGSIMAIGSLSAALLSARRPRPRLRILLAALAGFVASTLAAALAPSYLWFAVALVPVGLSALTVLTSANSMVQLSVAPHMRGRVMALYMAIFMGGTPLGSPLVGWIGSAWGPRWTILIGTITVAGALVAATLYLMRTENLHLEYRWTGRPRVVLVREPAAEPMPEIAA, encoded by the coding sequence GTGAGCCCGACCTTCCGTTCCCTCGCGATCTACAACTACCGGGTCTACGCCGCCGGCGCCCTCATCTCCAACGTCGGCACCTGGATGGGCCGCGTCGCCCAGGACTGGCTGGTCCTCACCGAGCTGACGCCGCACTCCTCGGTCGCGCTCGGCATCGTCACCGGCCTGCAGTTCCTGCCGCTGCTGCTGCTCGCTCCCTGGTCCGGCATGATCGCCGACCGGTTCAGCAAGCGCCGCATCCTCGCGCTGACGCAGAGCTCGCTGGCCCTGACCTCGGCCCTGACCGGCGTGCTGGTCATCACCGGCACCGTCGAGCTGTGGCACGTCTACGTGCTCGCGTTCCTGCAGGGTGTGGCCACCGCCGTCGACAACCCGGCCCGCCAGACCTTCGTCTCCGAGATGGTGCCGCGGGAGGAGCTGACCAACGCGGTCGGCCTCAACAGCGCCTCGTTCAACGCGGCCCGGCTGATCGGCCCCGGCGTGGCCGGTCTGCTCATCGCCGCAGCCGGCACCGGTCCGGCGTTCCTCATCAACACGCTGACCTTCGTCGCGGTCCTCGTCGCCCTGTGGCGGCTGCGGACCGGCGAGCTGAAGCCCGCGCCGCGAGCCCGCGGCAAGGGGCAGATCATCGAGGGCGTGCGCTACGTGCGCAGCCGACCGGACATCATGCTGATCATGGCGATCGTGTTCGTGCTGGGCACCTTCGGCATGAACTTCCAGCTAACCACGGCGCTCATGGCGACCTCGGTCTTCCACAAGGGTGCTGGGGAGTACGGCCTGCTCGGCTCGATCATGGCGATCGGCTCGCTGTCCGCGGCCCTGCTCTCGGCGCGCCGGCCGCGGCCCCGGCTGCGGATCCTGCTCGCCGCCCTGGCCGGCTTCGTGGCGTCCACCCTGGCTGCGGCGCTGGCGCCGAGCTACCTGTGGTTCGCCGTCGCGCTGGTGCCGGTGGGGCTGAGCGCCCTGACGGTGCTGACCAGCGCGAACTCGATGGTGCAGCTCAGCGTGGCCCCGCACATGCGCGGCCGGGTCATGGCCCTCTACATGGCGATCTTCATGGGCGGCACGCCGCTCGGCTCGCCACTGGTGGGCTGGATCGGCTCGGCCTGGGGCCCGCGGTGGACCATCCTCATCGGCACCATCACGGTGGCAGGCGCGCTGGTGGCTGCCACGCTGTACCTCATGCGCACGGAGAACCTGCACCTGGAGTACCGCTGGACCGGCCGGCCCCGCGTCGTCCTGGTCCGCGAGCCCGCCGCCGAGCCGATGCCCGAGATCGCGGCCTGA
- a CDS encoding cation diffusion facilitator family transporter: protein MGHGHSHSHGPVPGTGPASTAYRGRLRTVLLITLGVVVAEVVGAALSGSLALWADAAHMAADAAGLAVALLATHLAHRPPTMRRTFGYQRAEVLAALGNATLLLVLAGAVGVQGVERLLHPATVRPGVMLWFGVLALAANSASLLLLRRGQAHSINVRGAFLEVLSDAFASAGVIAAAVVVALTGWTRADAVVSLAIAVMILPRAWSLLREAGEVLLESAPPGVDLEQVRDHLLGEEGVRDVHDLHSWTITSGVPVMSAHIVVDEAAFADGSLPQLLDRLQGCLEGHFDVAHSTLQLEAAGHGDHEPAAHQ from the coding sequence ATGGGTCACGGGCACTCGCACTCCCACGGACCGGTGCCGGGCACCGGTCCGGCCAGCACGGCATACCGGGGGCGGTTGCGCACGGTCCTGCTCATCACGCTCGGGGTGGTCGTCGCCGAGGTCGTGGGTGCCGCCCTGTCCGGCAGCCTCGCGCTGTGGGCCGACGCCGCGCACATGGCGGCGGATGCGGCCGGGCTCGCGGTGGCACTGCTGGCCACGCACCTGGCACACCGGCCCCCGACGATGCGCCGGACCTTCGGCTACCAGCGCGCCGAGGTGCTCGCTGCGCTCGGCAACGCCACGCTGCTGCTCGTGCTCGCCGGCGCGGTCGGTGTCCAGGGCGTCGAGCGGCTGCTCCACCCGGCCACGGTCCGCCCGGGCGTCATGTTGTGGTTCGGGGTGCTGGCCCTCGCTGCCAACTCCGCGTCACTGCTGCTGCTGCGCCGGGGGCAGGCCCACTCGATCAACGTCCGGGGCGCGTTCCTGGAGGTCCTGTCCGACGCCTTCGCGTCGGCCGGGGTCATCGCGGCGGCCGTCGTCGTAGCCCTGACCGGCTGGACCCGGGCCGACGCCGTGGTCTCCCTCGCCATCGCGGTGATGATCCTGCCGCGGGCCTGGAGCCTGCTCCGCGAGGCCGGTGAGGTGCTGCTGGAGTCCGCCCCGCCCGGCGTCGACCTCGAGCAGGTGCGCGACCACCTGCTCGGCGAGGAGGGCGTGCGCGACGTGCACGACCTGCACAGCTGGACCATCACCTCGGGGGTGCCGGTGATGTCGGCGCACATCGTCGTCGACGAGGCCGCGTTCGCCGACGGGTCCCTGCCGCAGCTGCTGGACCGGCTACAGGGGTGCCTGGAGGGGCACTTCGACGTCGCGCACAGCACCCTGCAGCTGGAAGCGGCGGGCCATGGAGACCATGAACCCGCCGCTCACCAGTGA
- a CDS encoding lytic transglycosylase domain-containing protein yields the protein MSKHGQARTVMIPWRRIWAAAPAVALIGGGVALAALGHAPDSASAANTSGALVKVPEFIMEDAGSPPIAPSRVAKGLGIRPGTTSTSTEAVVIDRSGVPARALSAYRSAEHLMRTADPSCHLDWPVLAAIGKVESDHGRYGGSSLNDQGIATPGIYGIELDGTHGTERVKDTDSGLYDQDGIWDRAVGPMQFIPSTWRAIGTDADADGFKNPQSIEDAATTTAAYLCAGRVDLRQSSDLYGSLLRYNNSDSYVRTVEALAEAYRSDVNEVPASFLPAAFADQPQGPPKPGQKPSNKPHIPPVGTSHASTSPDSPTSTTRKPGTPSSSTTSPSDTPSSPSPSTSPSSGGGGWPPILGSGPGSTNTTASVSPTSIPTTVSDLPLSAPAAGCASQLDVSLCSPV from the coding sequence GTGAGCAAGCACGGACAGGCACGGACGGTCATGATCCCGTGGCGGCGCATCTGGGCCGCGGCGCCGGCGGTGGCCCTGATCGGTGGTGGGGTCGCCCTCGCCGCGCTCGGGCACGCCCCCGACAGCGCGTCGGCGGCCAACACCTCGGGCGCCCTGGTCAAGGTCCCCGAGTTCATCATGGAGGACGCCGGGTCCCCGCCCATCGCCCCGTCCCGGGTGGCCAAGGGCCTGGGCATCCGCCCCGGCACGACGTCGACCAGCACCGAAGCCGTGGTCATCGACCGGTCCGGCGTCCCGGCGCGGGCCCTGTCGGCCTACCGCTCGGCCGAGCACCTGATGCGCACGGCCGACCCGAGCTGCCACCTCGACTGGCCTGTGCTCGCCGCGATCGGCAAGGTCGAGAGCGACCACGGGCGCTACGGCGGCAGCAGCCTCAACGACCAGGGCATCGCGACGCCTGGCATCTACGGGATCGAGCTCGACGGCACCCACGGCACCGAGCGGGTCAAGGACACCGACAGCGGCCTCTACGACCAGGACGGCATCTGGGACCGCGCGGTCGGCCCGATGCAGTTCATCCCCAGCACGTGGCGGGCGATCGGCACGGACGCCGACGCCGACGGCTTCAAGAACCCCCAGAGCATCGAGGACGCGGCCACCACCACGGCGGCCTACCTGTGTGCCGGCCGGGTCGACCTGCGCCAGTCAAGTGACCTCTACGGCTCGCTGCTGCGCTACAACAACTCCGACTCCTACGTGCGCACCGTCGAGGCGCTGGCCGAGGCCTACCGCAGCGACGTCAACGAGGTCCCGGCCTCGTTCCTGCCGGCGGCCTTCGCGGACCAGCCGCAGGGCCCGCCGAAGCCGGGCCAGAAGCCCTCGAACAAGCCGCACATCCCGCCGGTCGGCACGAGCCACGCGTCGACCTCCCCGGACTCCCCCACGAGCACGACCCGGAAGCCGGGCACCCCGAGCTCGAGCACGACCAGCCCGAGTGACACGCCTTCCTCGCCGTCGCCGTCGACCTCGCCCTCCAGCGGGGGCGGCGGGTGGCCGCCGATCCTGGGCTCCGGGCCCGGCTCGACCAACACGACCGCCTCGGTCAGCCCGACCTCGATCCCGACCACCGTGTCAGACCTGCCGCTCAGCGCACCGGCAGCCGGCTGCGCGTCGCAGCTGGACGTCTCGCTCTGCAGCCCGGTCTGA
- a CDS encoding NCS2 family permease has protein sequence MPSTVTSPRPTAARGALDNFFRITERGSTIGREVRGGFATFFTMAYIVVLNPLIIGTQTDGTGHFLGGGTSPNLAMVAAATALVAGVMSLLMGVVANYPLAIAAGLGLNAFVTFGIAKLPQMTWADAMGLVVIEGIIITVLVLTGFRQAVFRAVPAQLKVAISVGIGLFITIIGLVDSGFVRKPVSGPVPVELGIGGFLAGWPLLVFIAGLVAIIVMMVKRVKGAILYGIVGATLLAMLVEWTFNIGGQTDKTGKVVNPTGWGLNVPKMPDNAFDIPDFGLLGHFSLLGSFSKIGIVSAALLVFTLVLADFFDTMGTMVAIGAEGGLLDKDGNPIGAQKILVVDGLAAAAGGVGSVSSNTGFIESAAGVGEGARTGLAAVVTGLLFLASTFVAPLVAVVPYEAATPALVVVGFLMMQQVKGIDWDDLEIAFPAFLTIVLMPFTYSITVGIGAGFVLYVLIKVVRGKARMLHPIMWLVASLFVVYFAIDPVKELLGVK, from the coding sequence ATGCCGTCAACCGTCACGTCGCCACGGCCCACTGCTGCGCGAGGGGCCCTCGACAACTTCTTCCGCATCACTGAACGAGGCTCGACGATCGGGCGGGAGGTGCGCGGCGGGTTCGCCACCTTCTTCACGATGGCCTACATCGTGGTCCTGAACCCGCTGATCATCGGCACCCAGACCGATGGCACGGGCCACTTCCTCGGCGGCGGGACCTCGCCGAACCTGGCCATGGTGGCCGCCGCCACAGCCCTGGTCGCGGGCGTCATGAGCCTGCTCATGGGTGTCGTGGCCAACTACCCGCTGGCCATCGCCGCCGGCCTGGGCCTGAACGCCTTCGTGACGTTCGGGATCGCCAAGCTCCCGCAGATGACCTGGGCCGACGCCATGGGGCTGGTGGTCATCGAGGGCATCATCATCACGGTGCTGGTGCTCACCGGCTTCCGGCAGGCGGTCTTCCGTGCCGTGCCGGCGCAGCTCAAGGTCGCCATCAGCGTGGGCATCGGTCTCTTCATCACGATCATCGGCCTGGTCGACTCCGGCTTCGTGCGCAAGCCGGTGTCCGGCCCCGTTCCGGTCGAGCTGGGCATCGGCGGATTCCTCGCCGGCTGGCCGCTGCTGGTCTTCATCGCCGGGCTCGTCGCCATCATCGTGATGATGGTCAAGCGGGTGAAGGGCGCCATCCTCTACGGCATCGTCGGCGCCACCCTGCTCGCGATGCTCGTCGAGTGGACGTTCAACATCGGCGGCCAGACCGACAAGACCGGCAAGGTCGTCAACCCGACCGGGTGGGGCCTCAACGTGCCGAAGATGCCCGACAACGCCTTCGACATCCCTGACTTCGGCCTGCTGGGCCACTTCTCCCTGCTGGGCTCCTTCTCCAAGATCGGCATCGTCTCGGCGGCGCTGCTCGTGTTCACCCTCGTGCTCGCCGACTTCTTCGACACGATGGGCACGATGGTGGCCATCGGCGCCGAGGGCGGCCTGCTCGACAAGGACGGCAACCCGATCGGCGCCCAGAAGATCCTCGTCGTGGACGGCCTGGCCGCTGCCGCGGGTGGCGTCGGCAGCGTCAGCAGCAACACCGGCTTCATCGAGTCCGCGGCCGGCGTGGGCGAGGGTGCCCGCACCGGTCTGGCCGCGGTGGTGACCGGCCTGCTCTTCCTGGCGTCGACGTTCGTCGCCCCGCTCGTCGCGGTCGTGCCCTACGAGGCGGCCACCCCGGCGCTGGTCGTGGTCGGCTTCCTGATGATGCAGCAGGTCAAGGGCATCGACTGGGACGACCTGGAGATCGCCTTCCCGGCGTTCCTCACCATCGTCCTCATGCCGTTCACCTACTCGATCACGGTGGGCATCGGCGCCGGGTTCGTGCTCTACGTGCTCATCAAGGTCGTCCGGGGCAAGGCGCGCATGCTGCACCCGATCATGTGGCTGGTGGCGTCGCTGTTCGTCGTCTACTTCGCGATCGACCCGGTCAAGGAGCTGCTCGGCGTCAAGTGA
- a CDS encoding aldose 1-epimerase family protein, whose amino-acid sequence MSAELPSGAQWTIRHGDQEAVVVEVGGGLRSWTRGGVPVLAGYAEDEQCAAGRGQVLMPWPNRVADGRYAFDGKDFQLALSEPGHHNAIHGLVRWAMWTLLEHEPHRVVVGYRLRPQQGWGGCLDLEVAYELDEDGLTVTPRAHNVGPDAAPFGFGAHPYLTTGEDRVDELTLTVPAARRLLVDDRLLPSGTEPVAGGPFDFRDGRPVADTVLDTAFTDLAPETDGRWRVRLTRPGSDRAVTVWGDPAYRWVQVFTGDTLAGEQSRRSGLAVEPMTCPPNALATGQDLLVLEPGQAWSAPWGISTR is encoded by the coding sequence GTGAGTGCGGAGCTGCCCAGCGGGGCCCAGTGGACGATCCGGCACGGTGACCAGGAGGCCGTCGTCGTCGAGGTCGGCGGTGGCCTGCGGTCGTGGACCCGTGGTGGCGTGCCCGTGCTCGCGGGCTACGCCGAGGACGAGCAGTGCGCGGCCGGCCGCGGCCAGGTGCTCATGCCCTGGCCCAACCGGGTCGCAGACGGGCGCTACGCCTTCGACGGCAAGGACTTCCAGCTCGCGCTGAGCGAGCCCGGCCACCACAACGCCATCCACGGCCTGGTCCGGTGGGCCATGTGGACGCTGCTGGAGCACGAGCCGCACCGGGTCGTCGTGGGCTACCGCCTGCGCCCGCAGCAGGGCTGGGGCGGCTGCCTCGACCTCGAGGTCGCCTACGAGCTCGACGAGGACGGGCTCACCGTCACGCCGCGGGCGCACAACGTCGGACCCGACGCCGCGCCGTTCGGCTTCGGTGCCCACCCCTACCTGACCACCGGGGAGGACCGTGTCGACGAGCTGACCCTGACCGTGCCCGCGGCCCGGCGACTCCTCGTCGACGACCGGCTGCTGCCCAGCGGCACCGAGCCGGTGGCCGGCGGACCGTTCGACTTCCGCGACGGCCGGCCCGTGGCGGACACCGTCCTGGACACCGCCTTCACCGACCTGGCGCCGGAGACGGACGGCCGGTGGCGGGTGCGCCTGACCCGGCCCGGCAGCGACCGGGCGGTCACCGTGTGGGGCGACCCGGCATACCGGTGGGTGCAGGTGTTCACCGGGGACACACTCGCGGGGGAGCAGTCCCGGCGGAGCGGGCTCGCGGTCGAGCCGATGACCTGCCCGCCCAACGCGCTCGCGACCGGGCAGGACCTGCTCGTGCTCGAACCAGGTCAGGCCTGGTCGGCGCCGTGGGGGATCAGCACCCGCTGA
- a CDS encoding oxidoreductase has product MPWTPSDLPTLDGVRALVTGANSGIGWHTVAALAGRGARVTLACRNTGAGEDAAQRIRDGVPGADLEVRHLDLSSLESVARLAGEWDGPLDLLVNNAGVMTPPTWQGTSDGFELQFGTNHLGHYALTAGLLPALLAAPAPRVVTVSSIRHHWGTEAVLEGNPAESYRPGPAYGNSKLANLLFGAELQRRAASRAPHLTSTMAHPGVSATGLVADPQGMGANPVVRALAPAAVRLAFQSAAAGANPSLYAATAAAPGSYTGPQWLGETRGPIGPARLSTFAQDEALAAKLWDRSEELTGVSWRWES; this is encoded by the coding sequence ATGCCCTGGACCCCGTCCGACCTGCCCACCCTCGACGGCGTCCGCGCCCTCGTCACCGGCGCCAACTCCGGCATCGGCTGGCACACCGTCGCCGCGCTCGCCGGCCGGGGCGCCCGCGTCACCCTGGCCTGCCGCAACACCGGCGCCGGTGAGGACGCGGCGCAGCGCATCCGCGACGGCGTCCCCGGGGCCGACCTCGAGGTCCGTCACCTCGACCTGTCCTCGCTGGAGTCGGTCGCGCGCCTCGCGGGGGAGTGGGACGGCCCGCTGGACCTGCTGGTCAACAACGCAGGGGTGATGACCCCGCCGACGTGGCAGGGCACCAGCGACGGCTTCGAGCTGCAGTTCGGCACCAACCACCTGGGCCACTACGCCCTCACCGCGGGGCTGCTGCCGGCGCTGCTGGCCGCGCCGGCGCCGCGCGTGGTCACGGTCTCCTCGATCCGCCACCACTGGGGCACCGAGGCCGTCCTCGAGGGGAACCCGGCCGAGAGCTACCGCCCCGGCCCGGCGTACGGCAACTCCAAGCTGGCCAACCTCCTCTTCGGCGCCGAGCTGCAGCGCCGGGCGGCCTCGCGCGCGCCGCACCTGACCTCGACCATGGCCCACCCCGGGGTCTCCGCCACCGGCCTGGTCGCCGACCCCCAGGGCATGGGCGCCAACCCGGTCGTCCGCGCTCTCGCCCCGGCCGCCGTGCGGCTGGCCTTCCAGTCCGCGGCCGCCGGCGCGAACCCCAGCCTGTATGCCGCCACTGCCGCCGCGCCCGGGTCCTACACCGGTCCGCAGTGGCTGGGGGAGACCCGCGGCCCCATCGGCCCGGCCCGGCTGAGCACGTTCGCCCAGGACGAGGCGCTGGCCGCCAAGCTGTGGGACCGCAGCGAGGAGCTCACCGGGGTGAGCTGGCGCTGGGAGTCCTGA
- a CDS encoding DUF3027 domain-containing protein, whose amino-acid sequence MPPREDATLRSAVDLAREAAEGIAERGTVGEHLDFVMDEERLATHYFACTAPAYPGWRWAITVARAPRAKKVTVCETNLVPGEGALLSPQWLPYAERLAPGDLGAGDVLPYIEQDPRLEQGFEATGDEDVDQMAQWELGLGRKRVLSAEGREEAAQRWYDGENGPSTPVAEQAPAPCSSCGFFVPMAGALRSFFGVCANAWSPSDGRVVSLDHGCGAHSEVDVERPEPAPHDEPIVDEFAYDALV is encoded by the coding sequence ATGCCACCCAGGGAAGACGCCACCCTCCGCAGCGCGGTCGACCTCGCCCGCGAGGCCGCCGAGGGCATCGCCGAGCGCGGCACCGTCGGCGAGCACCTCGACTTCGTCATGGACGAGGAGCGCCTCGCGACGCACTACTTCGCGTGCACCGCACCGGCCTACCCCGGCTGGCGCTGGGCGATCACCGTCGCCCGCGCCCCGCGGGCCAAGAAGGTCACCGTCTGCGAGACCAACCTGGTCCCCGGCGAGGGTGCGCTGCTGTCCCCGCAGTGGCTGCCCTACGCCGAGCGCCTGGCTCCCGGCGACCTCGGCGCGGGCGACGTGCTGCCCTACATCGAGCAGGACCCCCGGCTCGAGCAGGGGTTCGAGGCCACCGGCGACGAGGACGTCGACCAGATGGCGCAGTGGGAGCTCGGGCTGGGCCGCAAGCGCGTCCTGTCCGCCGAGGGCCGCGAGGAGGCCGCCCAGCGCTGGTACGACGGCGAGAACGGCCCGAGCACCCCGGTCGCCGAGCAGGCCCCCGCGCCGTGCTCCAGCTGTGGTTTCTTCGTGCCGATGGCAGGTGCCCTGCGCTCTTTTTTCGGCGTCTGCGCCAACGCCTGGTCACCCTCCGACGGTCGCGTCGTGAGCCTTGACCACGGCTGCGGCGCGCACAGCGAGGTCGACGTCGAGCGCCCCGAGCCGGCGCCGCACGACGAGCCGATCGTCGACGAGTTCGCCTACGACGCGCTGGTCTGA